A window of Sphingorhabdus lacus contains these coding sequences:
- the fghA gene encoding S-formylglutathione hydrolase, whose translation MTFETVSTNTAFGGVQGVYKHHSTATGTDMTFSVYVPPHAAGAKLPVVWYLSGLTCTHANVTEKGEFRRACSELGLIFVAPDTSPRGEGVPDDPDGAYDFGLGAGFYVNALVEPFAEHYRMRGYIESELPRLVAEHFPVDMERQGIMGHSMGGHGALTLSLRDPGKYKATSAFAPIVSPLNCPWGEKALGGYLGPDRETWAEYDACALIAAGARLPDLLVDQGEADNFLTDQLKTHLLVEACEAAGQKATIRMQPGYDHSYYFISTFMADHLEWHAARLKA comes from the coding sequence ATGACATTTGAAACGGTTTCGACGAACACCGCTTTTGGTGGTGTGCAGGGTGTCTACAAACATCATTCGACCGCGACGGGAACGGACATGACCTTTTCGGTCTATGTCCCGCCCCACGCGGCGGGTGCCAAATTGCCGGTGGTCTGGTATCTGTCGGGTCTGACCTGCACCCATGCCAATGTCACTGAAAAGGGCGAATTTCGCCGGGCCTGTTCGGAACTGGGCCTGATCTTTGTTGCGCCCGATACCAGTCCGCGGGGTGAGGGCGTGCCCGATGATCCCGACGGGGCCTATGATTTCGGCCTTGGCGCGGGCTTTTATGTCAATGCGCTGGTCGAACCCTTTGCCGAACATTACCGGATGCGCGGCTATATCGAGAGCGAATTGCCGCGTCTGGTTGCCGAACATTTTCCCGTCGACATGGAACGGCAGGGTATCATGGGGCATTCAATGGGTGGGCATGGCGCGCTGACCTTGTCCTTGCGCGATCCCGGAAAATATAAGGCGACTTCGGCCTTTGCGCCCATCGTTTCGCCGCTGAATTGCCCCTGGGGGGAAAAAGCGCTGGGTGGTTATCTGGGGCCCGACCGTGAGACTTGGGCCGAATATGACGCTTGCGCGCTGATCGCCGCCGGTGCCCGTCTTCCCGACCTGCTGGTCGACCAGGGCGAGGCGGACAATTTTCTCACCGACCAGCTCAAGACGCATTTGCTTGTCGAGGCTTGCGAAGCGGCGGGGCAAAAGGCGACCATCCGGATGCAGCCCGGATATGACCACAGCTATTATTTCATCTCCACCTTCATGGCCGACCATCTTGAATGGCATGCCGCGCGCCTAAAAGCCTAG
- a CDS encoding VOC family protein yields the protein MYSHMMVGSNDIARSKTFYDATFAAFGGKPGIQDPKGRLIYMHNGSMFLVTPPIDGEPATCGNGMTIGFAMTPEQANAWHEAGVANGGKAIEDPPGVREGNGMKLYLAYLRDPDGNKLCALHRVTD from the coding sequence ATGTACAGTCACATGATGGTGGGCAGCAACGATATTGCCCGTTCCAAAACTTTTTACGACGCAACCTTTGCTGCATTTGGTGGCAAGCCGGGTATCCAGGACCCCAAGGGTCGCCTGATTTACATGCACAATGGTTCGATGTTCCTCGTCACCCCGCCGATCGACGGCGAGCCGGCCACATGCGGTAACGGTATGACCATCGGTTTTGCGATGACCCCGGAACAGGCCAATGCCTGGCATGAAGCCGGTGTTGCCAATGGCGGCAAGGCAATTGAGGACCCCCCCGGTGTGCGCGAAGGTAATGGCATGAAGCTGTATCTCGCCTATTTGCGCGATCCTGATGGCAACAAGCTGTGCGCGCTGCACCGCGTCACCGACTGA
- a CDS encoding cytochrome b/b6 domain-containing protein: protein MEQADLKPGDVVKRHRLSTRLWHWTNALTLLVMLMSGLMIFNAHGRLYWGQYGANDDKAWLVIDDAGDTGFVELAGVRVETTGVLGIWTNEEGEVKRRAFPYWVTIPSGYDLQAARRWHFTFAWILAVALTLYMLRSLWNGHVRNDLHIRKWEWSLSHIWHDIKDHARLRFPTGAAAKDYNILQKFAYISVIFIMLPLIIFTGLTMSPAMNAAWPWLLDLFGGRQSARSIHFLCAFGLVGFFFVHMAMVVLAGPVNEVRSMITGKYRLPGKAEPAPAPEPVFVEGEAA from the coding sequence ATGGAGCAGGCGGATCTTAAGCCGGGGGATGTGGTCAAGCGGCATCGCTTGTCGACGCGGCTGTGGCATTGGACCAATGCGCTGACCCTGCTCGTCATGCTGATGAGCGGATTGATGATCTTCAATGCGCATGGACGGCTCTATTGGGGCCAATATGGCGCGAATGACGATAAGGCCTGGCTGGTTATCGACGATGCGGGCGATACCGGATTTGTCGAACTTGCCGGGGTGCGGGTGGAAACCACCGGTGTGCTTGGTATCTGGACCAATGAGGAGGGCGAGGTGAAGCGCCGCGCCTTTCCCTATTGGGTCACCATTCCGTCTGGCTATGATCTGCAGGCGGCGCGGCGCTGGCATTTTACCTTTGCATGGATATTGGCGGTCGCCTTGACGCTCTATATGTTGCGTTCGTTGTGGAACGGGCATGTGCGCAACGATCTGCATATCCGCAAATGGGAATGGTCGCTCTCTCACATCTGGCACGACATCAAAGACCATGCGCGGTTGCGCTTTCCCACCGGGGCGGCGGCCAAGGACTATAATATCCTGCAAAAATTCGCCTATATCTCGGTCATCTTCATCATGCTGCCGCTCATCATATTTACCGGCCTCACCATGTCGCCGGCGATGAATGCCGCGTGGCCGTGGTTGCTTGATCTGTTCGGCGGGCGGCAGTCGGCGCGGTCGATCCATTTCCTGTGTGCCTTCGGGCTGGTCGGATTCTTCTTCGTGCATATGGCGATGGTCGTTCTGGCAGGACCCGTGAACGAGGTGCGTTCCATGATTACCGGCAAATACCGTTTGCCCGGAAAGGCCGAGCCTGCACCCGCGCCCGAACCTGTATTTGTGGAAGGAGAAGCGGCATGA
- a CDS encoding pyridoxal phosphate-dependent aminotransferase: MDRLSAALGRIAPSATLAMSGRVIDLKAQGIDVIGLSAGEPDFDTPDFVKEAAIQAIRDGMTKYTAVDGIAPLKQAIIAKFKRDNGIDYSPKQITVNSGGKHTLFNALVATLDKGDEVIIPAPYWVSYPDIVQFAGGTPVVIMATAAQHYKITPEQLDAAITPKTRWLILNSPSNPTGAAYNSVELEALGQVLLKHPHVMLLTDDMYEHIWYAQSPFATMLQVCPDLYDRTLTMNGASKAYAMTGWRIGYAGGPEWLIKAMGDLQSQSTSNPCSISQYAVLAALNGPQDFLRERNAAFKERRDLVVAMLNDAPGLSCPTPEGAFYVYPDASGVMGKTTPKGKKIETDADLIDYFLDDYRVAAVHGAAFGLSPGFRISYATSAEILKEACTRIQSACAALV, from the coding sequence ATCGACCGTCTGTCCGCCGCCCTCGGCCGGATCGCCCCTTCCGCCACCCTCGCCATGTCGGGCCGGGTGATTGACCTGAAGGCGCAGGGCATCGACGTGATCGGCCTGTCCGCAGGCGAGCCCGATTTCGACACGCCCGACTTTGTGAAAGAGGCCGCGATTCAGGCTATCCGCGACGGGATGACCAAATATACCGCCGTCGACGGCATCGCCCCGCTGAAACAGGCGATCATCGCCAAGTTCAAGCGTGACAATGGCATTGATTATAGCCCCAAGCAGATCACGGTGAACTCGGGCGGCAAGCACACGCTGTTCAACGCGCTGGTCGCAACGCTCGACAAGGGTGATGAGGTCATCATCCCCGCGCCTTATTGGGTCAGCTATCCCGACATCGTTCAGTTCGCGGGCGGCACACCTGTCGTGATCATGGCGACCGCCGCGCAGCATTATAAGATCACACCGGAACAGCTCGATGCCGCAATCACGCCCAAGACCCGTTGGCTGATCCTCAACTCGCCCTCCAACCCCACTGGCGCGGCCTATAACTCGGTCGAGCTGGAGGCGCTGGGTCAAGTGCTTCTGAAACATCCGCATGTCATGCTGCTGACCGACGATATGTATGAACATATCTGGTATGCGCAGTCGCCCTTCGCGACCATGCTTCAGGTCTGCCCCGATCTCTATGACCGCACGCTGACCATGAACGGCGCGTCCAAGGCCTATGCCATGACCGGCTGGCGCATCGGCTATGCCGGGGGTCCCGAATGGCTGATCAAGGCGATGGGTGATCTTCAGTCGCAATCGACCAGCAACCCCTGCTCGATCAGCCAATATGCTGTTCTCGCCGCGCTGAACGGCCCGCAGGATTTTCTGCGCGAACGCAATGCTGCGTTTAAGGAACGGCGCGATCTGGTGGTGGCGATGCTGAACGATGCGCCCGGGCTCAGCTGCCCCACACCCGAAGGCGCCTTCTACGTTTATCCTGACGCCAGCGGCGTCATGGGCAAAACGACGCCGAAGGGAAAGAAAATCGAAACCGATGCCGATCTGATCGACTATTTCCTCGACGATTACCGCGTCGCCGCCGTGCATGGCGCTGCCTTTGGCCTGTCGCCCGGCTTCCGCATTTCCTACGCCACATCGGCGGAAATCCTGAAAGAAGCTTGCACGCGAATCCAGTCGGCGTGCGCCGCACTCGTCTGA
- the odhB gene encoding 2-oxoglutarate dehydrogenase complex dihydrolipoyllysine-residue succinyltransferase, with translation MSTEVKVPVLGESITEATLGQWLKKPGEAVAADEPIASLETDKVAVEVPAPVAGIMGAYSVEEGATVNVGAVIASIEEGSAGAAAPAPTAAAAAPQPVATTAAPAPAAEAAPAGDASDLPLSPAVRRLVLELGIDPSKIKGTGKDGRLTKEDVVAAAKAAPAEASPSAETAPAKAAPAGARQEERVKMTRLRQTIAKRLKSAQETAALLTTFNDCDMSEVIATRDKYKELFEKKHGVRLGFMGFFTKAVALAARDVPAVNAQIQGDEIVYHNYLDVSVAVSAPNGLVVPVVRNADAMSFAEIEKAIADFGAKAKTGSLTMDDMSGGTFTISNGGVFGSLMSTPIINPPQSAVLGLHRIEDRPVVRNGAVVVRPMMYLALSYDHRLIDGREAVTFLKIVKEAIEDPARLLIDL, from the coding sequence ATGAGCACCGAAGTCAAAGTTCCCGTACTGGGCGAATCCATCACCGAAGCCACACTTGGCCAATGGCTGAAAAAACCGGGCGAAGCCGTTGCCGCTGACGAGCCGATTGCCAGCCTTGAAACCGATAAGGTGGCCGTCGAAGTACCCGCGCCCGTCGCCGGAATCATGGGCGCATATAGCGTCGAAGAAGGTGCAACGGTTAATGTGGGTGCGGTAATCGCATCCATCGAAGAAGGCAGCGCCGGTGCAGCAGCGCCGGCTCCCACCGCCGCAGCCGCTGCGCCACAACCGGTCGCGACAACAGCTGCGCCTGCACCGGCAGCAGAAGCTGCGCCTGCTGGAGATGCGAGCGATCTGCCGCTTTCACCGGCTGTCCGCCGCCTCGTTCTCGAACTCGGCATCGACCCCAGCAAGATCAAGGGCACCGGCAAGGACGGACGTTTGACGAAGGAAGACGTGGTTGCCGCCGCAAAGGCTGCACCCGCTGAAGCCTCCCCATCGGCAGAGACTGCTCCGGCAAAGGCCGCCCCCGCAGGCGCGCGTCAGGAAGAGCGGGTCAAGATGACCCGTTTGCGCCAGACGATCGCCAAGCGGTTGAAGAGCGCGCAGGAAACCGCAGCGCTTTTGACCACGTTCAACGACTGCGACATGAGCGAAGTTATCGCGACGCGCGACAAATATAAGGAATTGTTCGAAAAGAAGCATGGCGTCCGTCTCGGCTTCATGGGCTTTTTCACAAAGGCCGTTGCCCTTGCCGCACGCGATGTGCCCGCAGTGAATGCGCAAATCCAAGGCGACGAAATCGTCTACCACAATTATCTCGATGTTTCGGTCGCGGTCAGCGCCCCCAATGGTCTAGTCGTCCCCGTCGTGCGCAACGCCGACGCGATGAGCTTTGCCGAAATCGAAAAGGCCATTGCCGATTTCGGTGCCAAGGCAAAGACCGGTTCGTTGACGATGGACGATATGTCCGGTGGTACCTTCACCATCTCCAATGGTGGCGTGTTTGGCAGTCTGATGTCGACACCCATCATCAACCCGCCGCAGAGCGCTGTTCTGGGGCTGCATCGTATCGAAGACCGGCCCGTGGTCCGCAATGGCGCCGTTGTCGTGCGCCCGATGATGTATCTCGCACTCAGCTACGACCACCGCCTGATCGACGGGCGCGAGGCGGTGACTTTCCTCAAGATCGTCAAAGAGGCGATTGAAGACCCCGCCCGTTTGTTGATCGACCTTTAA
- the lpdA gene encoding dihydrolipoyl dehydrogenase, translating into MAEQDYDLIVIGAGPGGYVAAIRAAQLGLKTACVESRETLGGTCLNVGCIPSKAMLHASELYHEAQSGALAKFGIDFKGVGLNLDQMQAEKTKAVGELTGGIEFLFKKNKVDWLKGHAAFTSPNSIDVAGKSYTAAKIMIATGSSVTPLPGVTIDQKVIVDSTGALALPKVPKHLVVIGGGVIGLELGSVWLRLGAQVTVVEYLDQILPGMDGEVRKEAAKIFKKQGFNIRTGTKVTGATVKGGTATLTVEPAAGGAAESIEADCVLVAIGRKPNTEGLALDKAGLTVNGRGQIEIGHDFQTSVPGIYAIGDVVPGPMLAHKAEDEGIAAAEFVAGLTGIVNHDVIPGVVYTYPEIASVGLTEEEAKAQGEVKVGKFPMMANSRAKTNRDTDGFVKVIADAKTDRVLGVHIIASIAGSMIAEAALSMEFGATSEDIAYTCHAHPTHAEALKEAAMAVTGKPIHM; encoded by the coding sequence ATGGCAGAACAAGATTATGACCTGATCGTCATTGGCGCAGGTCCCGGCGGCTATGTCGCCGCGATCCGTGCCGCCCAACTGGGCCTGAAAACCGCATGTGTGGAAAGCCGCGAAACGCTGGGCGGAACCTGCCTCAACGTCGGCTGCATCCCGTCCAAGGCGATGCTTCATGCATCGGAGCTTTACCATGAGGCACAGTCGGGCGCGCTCGCCAAATTTGGCATCGACTTCAAAGGTGTCGGCCTGAACCTCGACCAGATGCAGGCTGAAAAGACCAAGGCCGTGGGCGAGTTGACCGGCGGTATCGAGTTTCTGTTCAAAAAGAACAAGGTCGATTGGCTGAAGGGCCATGCGGCCTTCACGTCGCCCAACAGCATCGATGTGGCGGGCAAAAGCTATACTGCCGCGAAAATCATGATCGCAACAGGTTCGTCCGTCACCCCGCTACCGGGCGTCACCATCGATCAAAAGGTCATCGTCGATTCCACCGGTGCGTTGGCCTTGCCCAAGGTGCCCAAGCATCTCGTCGTCATTGGCGGCGGCGTGATCGGGCTGGAGCTTGGCAGCGTGTGGCTTCGCCTCGGCGCACAAGTCACCGTGGTTGAGTATCTCGACCAGATCCTGCCCGGCATGGATGGCGAAGTCCGCAAGGAAGCCGCCAAAATCTTCAAGAAGCAGGGCTTTAATATCCGCACCGGCACCAAGGTCACCGGCGCCACCGTCAAGGGCGGTACCGCAACACTGACCGTCGAACCGGCCGCAGGTGGCGCGGCGGAAAGCATTGAGGCCGATTGCGTCCTCGTCGCCATTGGCCGCAAGCCCAATACCGAAGGCCTCGCCCTCGACAAGGCGGGCTTGACTGTCAACGGACGTGGCCAGATCGAAATCGGCCATGATTTCCAGACCAGCGTCCCCGGCATCTACGCCATTGGCGACGTCGTCCCCGGCCCGATGCTCGCGCACAAAGCGGAAGACGAGGGCATTGCCGCCGCCGAATTCGTCGCGGGCCTTACCGGCATTGTGAACCATGACGTCATTCCCGGCGTCGTCTACACCTATCCGGAGATCGCCAGCGTCGGCCTAACCGAGGAAGAGGCAAAGGCACAGGGCGAGGTCAAGGTCGGCAAATTCCCGATGATGGCCAACAGCCGCGCCAAGACCAACCGCGACACAGACGGCTTTGTAAAGGTCATCGCCGATGCCAAAACCGACCGTGTGCTCGGCGTCCACATCATCGCCTCAATCGCGGGCAGCATGATCGCCGAAGCCGCGCTGTCGATGGAGTTTGGCGCAACATCCGAAGACATCGCCTACACCTGCCACGCCCACCCCACCCATGCCGAGGCGTTGAAAGAGGCGGCGATGGCGGTCACCGGCAAACCGATCCACATGTAG
- a CDS encoding trimeric intracellular cation channel family protein produces MIQEAVQLAPALIAWLDLFGIAVFAASGALAAAQRGQTLVTFSFFALITGVGGGTVRDLLIGAPVFWVQDWRFAATCLVTAALVWVTPKSFWNARALDWFDAIGIAIYAVFGAWKSLTLGVPLLPAMMMGVITACVGGIIRDVLAGEPSILLKPEIYVTAAALASGLFVLLLWFGLPVLPAASLSALAGFALRAMAIWKGWAIPAYRG; encoded by the coding sequence ATGATCCAGGAGGCGGTCCAACTGGCCCCGGCCCTGATCGCCTGGCTCGACTTGTTCGGCATCGCGGTCTTTGCCGCATCCGGCGCTTTGGCCGCTGCGCAGCGCGGCCAGACGCTTGTTACCTTTTCCTTCTTTGCCCTCATCACCGGCGTCGGCGGAGGCACGGTGCGCGATCTGCTGATCGGCGCTCCGGTGTTCTGGGTGCAGGACTGGCGTTTTGCCGCCACTTGTCTGGTGACGGCAGCTTTGGTGTGGGTGACCCCCAAATCCTTCTGGAACGCGCGCGCGCTCGACTGGTTCGATGCAATCGGGATCGCCATTTACGCGGTATTCGGCGCGTGGAAGTCGCTGACGCTGGGCGTCCCCCTGTTGCCTGCGATGATGATGGGCGTTATCACCGCCTGTGTCGGCGGGATCATCCGCGATGTGTTAGCGGGTGAGCCGTCTATCCTGCTCAAGCCCGAAATCTATGTCACAGCCGCCGCGCTTGCCTCCGGCTTGTTCGTCCTGCTGCTGTGGTTCGGCCTGCCCGTTCTTCCCGCCGCAAGCCTGAGCGCGCTTGCCGGTTTCGCCCTGCGCGCCATGGCCATCTGGAAAGGCTGGGCCATTCCGGCTTATCGCGGATGA
- the pabB gene encoding aminodeoxychorismate synthase component I — MDDARTSGASPARLYADPVAVLTAQIGDDVGPLLEQLRAARADGLHAAGFLSYDAGAALLPQLGPPPSGTLAWFGLFSEYQQLDSDAMASCLPDPAGAWLSPLRPQIARGDYAKAFAAVQDYIKAGDIYQANLTFPLLADYAGDPLALYAALRPRAAAGYGGVVWTGERYYLSFSPELFFAAKDRRVTTKPMKGTAERRADPVADAAEAEHLRTDPKQRAENLMIVDLLRNDLSRVCEAGSVRVPDLFHIESYPTVHQMTSTVTGELAPGRDAVDVIAALYPCGSITGAPKIRAMQIIDETEAAPRGLYCGSIGRIDAGGDAAFNVAIRTFTLCETTKTVSLGLGSGIVADSDVDAEWAECLAKGDFAKVGGTGFDLIETMRFEPAQGILRLELHLERMKESARVFGFEFDRHEARNRLHAATFHLDRLSKIRLLASKGGALSIEVRPLDDTSGWRVAVVPLPVDSADFRLRHKISDRAFYDEARRSRPDCDEVLFTTTDGRLTEGSITALFVERDGTLHTPRLETGLLPSVLRRELVDNGQAVEADLFAADLDAPFYVGNSLRGLIPATRVA; from the coding sequence TTGGACGACGCCCGCACCTCGGGAGCGTCGCCGGCGCGGCTTTATGCCGATCCGGTCGCGGTGTTGACCGCGCAAATCGGAGACGATGTCGGCCCGCTGCTCGAACAGCTTCGCGCGGCACGGGCCGACGGGCTGCATGCCGCTGGTTTTTTAAGCTATGATGCAGGCGCGGCGCTTTTGCCGCAATTGGGTCCGCCGCCGTCGGGGACACTGGCTTGGTTTGGATTATTCAGCGAATATCAGCAACTTGACTCAGACGCCATGGCGTCATGCCTGCCCGATCCGGCGGGGGCATGGCTGTCGCCGCTGCGCCCGCAAATTGCGCGGGGCGACTATGCCAAAGCCTTTGCGGCGGTGCAGGACTATATCAAGGCGGGCGATATCTATCAGGCGAACCTGACCTTTCCGCTGCTTGCCGACTATGCTGGGGACCCGCTCGCGCTCTATGCGGCGCTGCGCCCGCGGGCGGCGGCGGGCTATGGTGGCGTGGTCTGGACAGGGGAGCGCTATTATCTGTCCTTCTCGCCCGAGCTGTTTTTTGCGGCCAAGGACCGACGGGTGACGACCAAGCCGATGAAAGGCACCGCCGAACGCCGCGCCGATCCTGTGGCCGATGCGGCGGAGGCCGAACATCTTCGGACCGATCCCAAGCAGCGGGCGGAAAATCTGATGATCGTCGACCTGTTGCGTAACGATCTGTCGCGGGTGTGCGAGGCGGGGTCGGTGCGTGTGCCGGACCTGTTCCACATCGAAAGTTACCCCACCGTTCACCAAATGACCTCGACTGTCACGGGCGAGCTCGCGCCCGGGCGCGATGCGGTGGATGTGATCGCGGCGCTGTACCCATGCGGCTCCATCACCGGCGCCCCCAAAATCCGCGCAATGCAGATCATCGACGAGACCGAAGCCGCACCGCGCGGCCTCTATTGCGGTTCCATCGGACGGATCGACGCCGGGGGCGACGCCGCGTTTAACGTCGCGATCCGCACTTTTACCTTGTGCGAAACGACGAAGACGGTTTCATTGGGGCTGGGATCCGGCATCGTTGCGGATTCCGACGTGGACGCCGAATGGGCGGAATGTCTGGCAAAGGGGGATTTTGCGAAGGTGGGTGGGACCGGTTTTGACCTGATAGAAACAATGCGCTTTGAACCGGCGCAGGGTATTTTGCGGCTCGAACTGCATCTGGAACGGATGAAGGAAAGCGCGCGGGTCTTCGGGTTCGAATTCGACCGGCACGAGGCACGCAACCGGCTGCATGCCGCGACCTTCCATCTGGACAGGCTGTCGAAAATCCGGCTGCTCGCCTCCAAAGGCGGGGCCTTGTCGATCGAGGTCCGGCCGCTGGACGACACATCAGGCTGGCGTGTTGCGGTGGTGCCGCTTCCCGTGGACAGCGCCGATTTCCGCCTGCGCCACAAAATCAGCGACCGCGCCTTTTACGACGAGGCGCGCCGGTCGCGGCCCGACTGCGACGAGGTCCTGTTCACCACAACCGACGGCCGCCTGACCGAAGGCAGCATCACCGCGCTGTTTGTCGAGCGGGACGGAACGCTGCATACGCCGCGGCTGGAGACCGGCCTTTTGCCCTCCGTGTTGCGCCGCGAGCTGGTCGATAATGGGCAAGCGGTCGAGGCAGACCTGTTCGCCGCCGATCTGGACGCGCCTTTTTATGTCGGCAACTCTTTGCGGGGATTAATCCCGGCCACAAGGGTTGCGTAA
- the msrA gene encoding peptide-methionine (S)-S-oxide reductase MsrA has product MSSPLPRNKRTPRLLLLATALAFTAACGPEGASPIAMAHAAEGIAIAAPKAPITEPKGTQTAVFAGGCFWGIEGVFERVKGVTSVESGYSGGTKASADYDSVSAGTTAHAESVRIRYNPAVVSYNDLLHIFFSVTHDPTQLNRQGPDTGRQYRTAIFPANAAQRTAASAYIAQLNKAGYWKKPIVTKIESFSFYPAEGYHQDFMAKNPAHPYIVAWDKPKVANLKRLFPNRIRS; this is encoded by the coding sequence ATGTCGAGTCCCCTGCCCCGCAATAAACGTACGCCCCGCCTGTTGCTTCTGGCAACGGCGCTCGCCTTCACCGCCGCCTGCGGCCCCGAAGGCGCATCACCTATCGCCATGGCCCACGCCGCCGAAGGCATCGCTATTGCCGCCCCCAAGGCCCCCATCACCGAGCCCAAGGGAACCCAGACGGCTGTCTTTGCCGGCGGTTGTTTCTGGGGCATCGAAGGCGTGTTCGAACGCGTCAAGGGCGTAACCAGCGTCGAGTCCGGCTATTCCGGCGGGACCAAAGCCAGCGCCGATTATGACAGCGTCAGCGCCGGGACCACGGCCCATGCGGAATCGGTCCGCATCCGCTATAATCCCGCCGTCGTCAGCTATAATGATTTGCTGCACATCTTCTTTTCGGTGACGCATGATCCGACCCAGCTGAACCGGCAGGGCCCCGATACGGGCCGCCAATACCGCACCGCCATCTTCCCCGCAAACGCCGCCCAACGTACCGCAGCGTCGGCCTATATCGCGCAGTTGAACAAGGCCGGATATTGGAAGAAACCGATCGTGACGAAGATCGAAAGCTTCAGCTTTTACCCTGCCGAAGGCTATCACCAGGACTTCATGGCGAAGAACCCGGCCCATCCCTATATCGTCGCCTGGGACAAACCCAAGGTCGCCAATCTCAAGCGCCTGTTTCCAAACCGCATCCGGTCCTAA
- a CDS encoding phytanoyl-CoA dioxygenase family protein: MDAVAQEFAATGAVRFFGVLVDALDRLENAVAGLPSESVGVRLQANEPLREMLEPNGCVGAIPAHFLGAGAKPVRAILFNKTAETNWSLAWHQDRTICVKTKREVEGFGPWTVKQGFVHVAPPVDLLAKMITIRVHLDDVPATNAPLLIAPGSHREGMVPVGKIEETVARLGTAICLADAGDVWVYSTLILHASAASQQAKARRVLQVDYAAFDLPDGLEWQGI, encoded by the coding sequence ATGGATGCAGTGGCACAAGAATTTGCAGCTACCGGAGCCGTCAGGTTTTTTGGAGTGCTTGTTGATGCACTCGATAGGTTGGAAAATGCCGTCGCTGGCTTGCCGTCTGAAAGCGTTGGCGTCCGGTTGCAGGCCAATGAACCTTTGCGGGAAATGCTGGAGCCGAATGGCTGCGTTGGCGCCATACCCGCCCACTTCTTGGGGGCCGGGGCCAAGCCGGTCCGGGCCATCCTGTTCAATAAGACGGCCGAAACAAACTGGTCGCTTGCTTGGCATCAGGATCGCACCATTTGCGTGAAAACCAAAAGGGAAGTCGAAGGCTTTGGTCCGTGGACAGTGAAACAGGGTTTCGTGCACGTGGCCCCTCCAGTAGATTTGTTGGCGAAGATGATTACCATCCGTGTGCATCTGGATGATGTTCCGGCAACAAACGCCCCACTCCTGATCGCGCCAGGGTCCCATCGCGAAGGCATGGTGCCCGTCGGCAAAATAGAGGAAACGGTCGCACGTCTTGGGACTGCGATATGTCTAGCCGACGCCGGCGATGTCTGGGTGTATTCCACCCTCATTCTGCATGCCTCTGCCGCCTCCCAACAAGCCAAAGCGCGGCGGGTGTTACAAGTAGATTATGCAGCGTTCGATCTGCCCGACGGCCTTGAATGGCAGGGTATTTGA
- a CDS encoding molybdopterin-dependent oxidoreductase, whose translation MSDSNIILPRRRFLTGAALGGSGLLLSGCDALTEDPGFRSILRTGEALNKGAHRLIMDRGALAPEFSESDMSPTFKANGSISGGTPEYAAHVADKFARWSLRIDGMVKNPQNFDLKTLMGMPSREQITRHDCVEGWSAIGKWRGTPLRLLLQAAGLSTRARFIVFHCADQWGPGMPYYESVDLIDAFHPQTILAWSMNDGILPVKHGAPLRLRVERQLGYKQAKYVMRVEATDDLSKFYGGKGGYWEDAHDYDWYAGI comes from the coding sequence ATGAGCGATTCCAACATCATACTGCCCCGCCGCCGGTTCCTGACCGGAGCCGCCCTGGGCGGCAGCGGCCTGTTGCTTTCAGGGTGTGACGCCCTGACCGAGGATCCGGGCTTCCGCTCCATCCTGCGTACGGGCGAAGCGCTCAACAAAGGGGCGCACCGCTTGATCATGGACCGCGGTGCGCTTGCACCCGAATTTAGCGAAAGCGATATGTCGCCGACCTTCAAAGCCAATGGCTCGATCAGTGGCGGGACACCGGAATATGCGGCGCATGTGGCCGACAAATTTGCCCGCTGGTCCTTGCGGATCGACGGCATGGTCAAAAACCCGCAGAATTTTGACCTCAAAACCCTGATGGGGATGCCGTCGCGTGAACAGATTACGCGCCATGACTGTGTCGAAGGGTGGAGCGCGATCGGCAAATGGCGGGGCACACCGCTGCGCCTGTTGTTGCAAGCGGCGGGCCTATCGACCCGCGCGCGGTTCATTGTCTTTCACTGTGCGGACCAATGGGGACCGGGCATGCCCTATTATGAATCGGTCGATCTGATCGATGCCTTTCATCCGCAGACCATATTGGCGTGGAGCATGAACGACGGCATATTGCCTGTGAAACATGGCGCGCCCTTGCGCCTGCGGGTTGAACGGCAATTGGGCTATAAGCAGGCCAAATATGTCATGCGCGTCGAAGCAACCGACGATCTTTCCAAATTTTACGGCGGCAAGGGCGGCTATTGGGAAGATGCCCATGACTATGACTGGTATGCCGGGATCTAG